The Amblyomma americanum isolate KBUSLIRL-KWMA chromosome 6, ASM5285725v1, whole genome shotgun sequence genome has a window encoding:
- the LOC144094459 gene encoding neprilysin-1-like — MVDGDDNPEVPETIGKLLPSPPGNGPQTGSLSLVPGLFLLTFVASVALLALFLTYLKGEDYDTCSTVACTAFAQLLKSSINDSIAPCGNFGSFVCHGWHRKRLYSVRQEHYHSALAAMSHLTESVEVPRVGQNALQQVAAFYRSCHQLYTTDRSDASLVGAWLAEAGVVWPARPANPDVLSTLVYLALNLSFSSIIDIEVTRTSNGHAIALLKPAPSLFYITSTHISRQEQRRLFRILWDTFSPKDSAIRNAFVTFEDMLRVEAMVGNLTRSFARSRQQVVLGDNVLFRSAREWSWAIARHQQTVSDVSLRSLYPGFVETFARLWKDNGEGEMHLLLSWHAVWLAGHFARGRFLALVGADQGYKQQYHGSLCLVPMYLALGDVLFASYSALVFPPQVRRDVKALVLSVREAFARSLNQYTVFAGVVNALAGWGSVKHVFSLLDYAQEVNDTLHRPIPGLPDFSDVFALNWRMAVQASRRSDQPPKRMLLSGTLFHARLFETSTEDGDFVLVPVALSYPMYDVQATGAVKYGGLGSHVALASARIVLGLCGGTDEDGAADCRQALAAFSQCVGITHNAGSDLVEELLALFFLLDAYSRSDDREKRRLEALPGFSSTQLFFLTWCFMRCAGTQSTQGDADPCSPVLRHVKAFSEAFECVQGTRLNTAHRCELFPQVSG, encoded by the exons ATGGTCGACGGCGACGATAATCCAGAGGTTCCAGAGACC ATTGGAAAGTTGTTACCGAGTCCACCGGGGAACGGCCCGCAAACAGGCAGCTTGTCTCTCGTTCCCGGGCTATTCCTGCTGACGTTCGTGGCGAGCGTGGCACTACTTGCCCTGTTCTTGACCTACCTGAAGGGCGAAGACTATGACACCTGCTCCACAGTCGCCTGCACAGCCTTCGCGCAGCTTCTGAAGTCCTCCATAAACGACTCAATCGCCCCTTGCGGCAACTTCGGTTCTTTCGTCTGCCACGGCTGGCACCGCAAGCGGCTGTACTCGGTTCGGCAAGAGCATTACCACTCAGCGCTGGCCGCCATGTCTCACCTGACTGAGTCGGTTGAGGTTCCGCGCGTGGGCCAAAATGCTCTGCAGCAGGTGGCCGCATTCTACCGCAGCTGCCACCAGCTATACACGACGGACCGCAGCGACGCGTCACTCGTGGGTGCATGGCTCGCCGAGGCCGGCGTCGTGTGGCCTGCGCGTCCCGCCAATCCCGACGTCCTCAGCACACTCGTATACCTTGCCCTCAATCTCAGCTTCTCTAGCATCATCGACATTGAAGTAACTAGAACGAGCAATGGACATGCCATCGCCTTGCTTAAGCCTGCTCCAAGTTTGTTTTATATAACTAGCACACACATCTCAAGACAGGAGCAGCGCAGGTTGTTTCGCATCCTATGGGATACCTTCTCGCCCAAAGATTCTGCAATCAGGAATGCATTCGTAACGTTTGAAGACATGCTGCGTGTCGAGGCCATGGTCGGGAATCTAACCAGGTCATTCGCTCGTTCCCGTCAGCAGGTGGTCTTGGGAGACAATGTATTGTTCCGGAGTGCTCGAGAATGGAGCTGGGCAATCGCCCGCCACCAGCAGACTGTCAGCGACGTCTCACTTCGAAGCTTGTACCCCGGGTTCGTGGAAACCTTTGCCCGCCTGTGGAAAGACAACGGCGAGGGCGAGATGCACCTGCTTCTTTCGTGGCACGCCGTGTGGTTGGCGGGCCATTTTGCGCGCGGCCGCTTTCTGGCTCTCGTTGGCGCAGATCAGGGCTACAAGCAACAGTATCACGGCTCGTTGTGCCTGGTGCCTATGTACCTCGCCCTGGGCGACGTGCTGTTCGCCTCGTACAGCGCCCTCGTGTTCCCCCCTCAAGTGCGGCGCGACGTGAAGGCCTTGGTGCTCTCAGTACGGGAAGCGTTCGCTCGTTCCTTGAACCAATACACAGTGTTTGCTGGGGTCGTGAACGCGCTGGCCGGCTGGGGCTCCGTCAAGCACGTCTTCTCGCTGCTCGATTACGCGCAAGAGGTGAACGATACGCTGCACCGCCCCATCCCAGGCTTGCCAGACTTCAGCGACGTGTTCGCGCTCAATTGGCGCATGGCTGTACAGGCGTCCCGGCGATCTGACCAGCCTCCAAAGCGCATGCTCTTATCCGGCACACTTTTCCACGCACGGCTCTTTGAGACCAGCACCGAGGACGGCGACTTTGTACTCGTGCCCGTCGCGCTGAGCTACCCGATGTACGACGTGCAGGCCACGGGCGCAGTCAAGTACGGGGGCCTGGGTAGCCACGTGGCGCTGGCCTCTGCGCGCATCGTTCTCGGCCTGTGCGGAGGCACGGATGAAGACGGGGCAGCGGACTGCCGCCAAGCTCTCGCTGCCTTCAGCCAGTGCGTGGGCATCACGCACAACGCTGGCAGTGATTTGGTCGAGGAGCTTCTGGCTCTGTTTTTTCTCCTCGACGCCTACTCCCGATCTGACGACAGAGAGAAGCGAAGGCTGGAGGCGTTGCCGGGCTTttcgtccacgcagctgttcttcCTTACCTGGTGCTTCATGCGCTGCGCCGGAACTCAGTCGACGCAGGGCGATGCGGACCCGTGCTCGCCAGTGCTGCGTCACGTGAAGGCATTCTCGGAGGCGTTCGAGTGTGTCCAGGGCACGCGCCTCAACACGGCGCACCGATGCGAGCTCTTCCCACAGGTTAGCGGTTAG